The nucleotide sequence GGTAACAATTCTGTTTCACTGGACAACGTCTGCCGCGATAACAAGGGTTGCTGCGGCGGAAGCTGATGGCAATCCGGAATGGCGTGGTGCTGCTGCTTCTGTTGTGATTACGCCGGACAAACCGATGTGGATGTCAGGCTATGCAGCCCGCACGAAACCTTCAGAGGGAAAAGTGCATGATCTGTACGCCAAACTGCTGATTCTGGAAGATAGCCGCGGCCAAAAAGTGGTGATTATCACAACCGACCTGATTGGAATTACGCCAGCACTTCGCGATCCCATTGCTGCGCGTCTTGAATCGGATTTTAAAATTCCTTCTGTCGCCCTGTTGATGAACGCTTCCCATACGCATTGTGGACCCGAATTACGGGAAGACAAAGCGACCCGCCGCGGACTGGGAGGAGATCGAGGTGCTGAAGCCCGGCAATATACGAAAATGCTGGTTGAGAAACTTCTCAAGGCGATCGAAGCAACTCTGCCTCGACTTGAACCGGTTGAGTTGAAGTATGCTTCCGCGCGGGCCGGCTTTGCGATGAACCGTCGTCTGCCCACTCCCAAGGGAGTGATTAATAGTCCCTACCCGGAAGGCCCTGTAGATCAGCGGGTACCGGTATTGATTGTAGAACGGCCTGATCGTTCTCTGGTGGCAGCTTTGTTTGGCTATGCCTGTCACAATACGACGCTCAGCTTTTACCAGTTTTGTGGTGACTATGCCGGATATGCCCAGGAATATCTGGAAGACGCTCATCCGGGGATGGTGGCGCTGTTTATGATGGGCTGTGGTGGAGATCAGAATCCCTATCCACGCCGGTCTCTGGATCTGGCGAAACAGCACGGTCGTGCGCTCTCCAATGCTGTTGAGGTGGCTCTCTCCGTCAAACAGCCTCGTGAAATTCATGGGCTACTGGGAATTGCCATGGAAGAGGTCGAACTGGAATTTGCCGCGCCCCCTTCCCGGGAAGAACTGCTCAAACGGAAAGAAACAGGCAACAAATATGAACAGAGCCACGCGATTCGTCTCCTGGATCAACTCGATGAGCGGGGGGGGATTCAGACCAGTTATGCCTTTCCTCTGCAGGTCATTCAGTTTGGGAATGATCTGACTTTAGCAGCCATTTGTGGCGAAACGGTAGTAGATTATTCTCTCAGACTGCAGCAGGAACTGAAATCAGGGAATGAGAATTCCCAGGAACAGGAGCCTGTTGTCTGGATTGCCGGTTATTCGAATTATGTTTTCGGCTATCTTCCCAGTCTGCGTGTCCTGAAAGAAGGGGGCTACGAAGGGAACAGAGCCATGATTTATACTTCGTACCCCGGTCCCTTTGCTGAATCGGTCGAGCAGCGGGTGGTTTCCAAAATTAAGGACCTTACTGCTCAAGCCAGAATGTCCACCCAGCAGAAGTAGTCTCAATTTCGATCATCAATTTGTTTTACTTTTGTCTCAAGTGCGAGGATTTTTAAATTTCCATTTCGCTTTTCCAGGCGGTTGATTTAGAATGCATGAATGTTTGTTAAAGATATTATTATCTTTAAAGGTTCTATTCTTCCCCGCCTGGAGTAGTCAGTGATGCGCCGTCAACTGTTCCAATATGTGTGTTTTGGTATTGGTTTTGTGATATTCTCAACAGTCGTGTCCTCCAATATGCAGGCACAGACTGAGCAGGAAGTGACCGCTTCCCGTCTTAAGGGAGTCGAGTTTCTCAAATCCCAGCAGCAGGAAGATGGCAGCTGGGAATTTGAAGGTCATCCGGTGGGGATTACAGCGCTCTGTACGATGGCGCTTCTGGAGAATGGGATCCCTGTCAATGATCCTCTGATTCAGAAAGGCAGGCAGTTTGTCCTGAAGGACTCAGAGAAACTCAAATCAACATATGATCTGTCTCTGGCAATTCTGCTCTTATCGCGAATCGGTAATCGAGAAGACAAGGCTGAGATCCGCCGGTTCGCTGCACGTTTAATTGCAGGTCAGACCACAACGGGAGGCTGGAGTTATACTTGTCCTCTGGCATCTGCGAGTAGTTTAAGTAACCCGCGAGCCCGACCCAAACTGGGAACCTCACCCGGCGATAACAGTTGCACTCAATTTGCGGTGCTTGGCCTGTGGACGGCTTCCCGTTCGAATATTAACATTGATGATTCAATGATCGGGGTGGCACGGCGGTTTGTTGAAACGCAGAACGAAGATGGAGGCTGGAGTTACAAGCTGCCAACCGAAGAGATGAAAGAACCATCCAGGAATTCGATGACGCTGGCAGGTTTATTTTGTCTGACAGTGGCCCGTGCGACAAAGATTCGTTCGCTCAATCAGGACGTTCTGAAGGATGCAGAATCCAGAACCGAAACGAAGAAGGAAGGCGATACTCTGATCTCCGATCCGATTTTTGCCAAAGGTCTGGAGATGGCGGGCACCTATGCTGCAGGAATCAGTGCCTCATCGGCCCGGTACTTTCTCTGGTCGACAGAGCGCGTAGGCGTCTTGCTGGGGCTGGAAACGCTGGGAAAAACCGACTGGTTTTCCAAAGGGGCCTCCGCGTTAATACAGACACAGAAAGAGGATGGCAGTTGGGAAGACTCGCGCGGGAAACTGGCAGAGACTGCTTTTGCAATTCTGTTTCTGCGAAAAGCGAATCTGGGGAGTGATATCTCACGGATGCTGAACGGAGAACCGGCAAAGAAATTTCAGATCTATACCCAGGAGAAAAAACCGGAGTTCGAAACCCTGCAGGCTGCAGTCGCCGCTGCCAAAGCGGGAGATTTGATTCGCGTGAATGGGGATGGGCCGTTTGGAGTGCCTCATCTGGAAATAGATAAGGATTTGAGCATAGAAGCCGGCTTTGGCTATGCTCCAGTTTTTCAGTATGAACGCGGGAAGAACCGGCTTGGTTTGCGGTCACGGCCGGAACGGGACCCGGATGTACGCCATATCCTACGGGTATCGAAAGGAACCCTGGCTCTGGAAGGGATCGGTTTTGAATTTGATCCTCCCGAAGTCGGTAAAGATGTCCCCTGGGCGGCGATTGTGGTGAATGGTGGAAACTTAAAAATGCTGAACTGTACGATTTCAGAGCAGAATGACAAAGGCATGGCAGCAGTTCAATTTTTAAAACCGACCGACTCGACAATAACAAACTGTTTTTTCGTGGGAGGACGCGCATCCTTTGAAATCGAAGGGACGGGGAAACAGACGATTTCGGTTGATGATTCGATTCTTTTTTCACGAAAAATATTCTCTGTTCTGAAAAGTACCGGTACGACTGCGGGGGGCGATATTAATCTGAATCTGTCTCATTGTACGGTTCAAGGTGCTGAAGGTTTTGTGTTTGAACGATTCGTGAAAAATATTCATGTTAAGAGTGACCACTGTGCGTTCAAAGTAGAAAACCTGGGGCTTTCAATGCTGTCAGCCAAAGGTTCAAAGGAAAACCGGTCATTTGCAGGAGATGCAAATGTCTATGATGTAGATGACTGGCTGGGGTTGAGCGGCAAGGCTGAGTCCGGAGTGACCGATGTCAAAAGCTGGAGCCAGTTTTGGGGAAATACCGATGAGACATCTCTGGGAGATACATTGGCGTTTGCATTTCGCCGGCCTAATAATTCATTCAATCATCGCTATAAACCCGAGGACTGGGAAGTCTCGGAGAGTTCACCGCTGCTGGCACGAGGACTGGATTTTGGAGCTAAACCGGCGAGTGTTGGTGCCGGCGCAGGATTCAGCCGCTTTCGCAGTAGTATTCTCTATAATGAATGGAAGCAGAAGCAGCTC is from Gimesia maris and encodes:
- a CDS encoding prenyltransferase/squalene oxidase repeat-containing protein produces the protein MRRQLFQYVCFGIGFVIFSTVVSSNMQAQTEQEVTASRLKGVEFLKSQQQEDGSWEFEGHPVGITALCTMALLENGIPVNDPLIQKGRQFVLKDSEKLKSTYDLSLAILLLSRIGNREDKAEIRRFAARLIAGQTTTGGWSYTCPLASASSLSNPRARPKLGTSPGDNSCTQFAVLGLWTASRSNINIDDSMIGVARRFVETQNEDGGWSYKLPTEEMKEPSRNSMTLAGLFCLTVARATKIRSLNQDVLKDAESRTETKKEGDTLISDPIFAKGLEMAGTYAAGISASSARYFLWSTERVGVLLGLETLGKTDWFSKGASALIQTQKEDGSWEDSRGKLAETAFAILFLRKANLGSDISRMLNGEPAKKFQIYTQEKKPEFETLQAAVAAAKAGDLIRVNGDGPFGVPHLEIDKDLSIEAGFGYAPVFQYERGKNRLGLRSRPERDPDVRHILRVSKGTLALEGIGFEFDPPEVGKDVPWAAIVVNGGNLKMLNCTISEQNDKGMAAVQFLKPTDSTITNCFFVGGRASFEIEGTGKQTISVDDSILFSRKIFSVLKSTGTTAGGDINLNLSHCTVQGAEGFVFERFVKNIHVKSDHCAFKVENLGLSMLSAKGSKENRSFAGDANVYDVDDWLGLSGKAESGVTDVKSWSQFWGNTDETSLGDTLAFAFRRPNNSFNHRYKPEDWEVSESSPLLARGLDFGAKPASVGAGAGFSRFRSSILYNEWKQKQLAEAK
- a CDS encoding neutral/alkaline non-lysosomal ceramidase N-terminal domain-containing protein, with translation MKTFFLQLSLVTILFHWTTSAAITRVAAAEADGNPEWRGAAASVVITPDKPMWMSGYAARTKPSEGKVHDLYAKLLILEDSRGQKVVIITTDLIGITPALRDPIAARLESDFKIPSVALLMNASHTHCGPELREDKATRRGLGGDRGAEARQYTKMLVEKLLKAIEATLPRLEPVELKYASARAGFAMNRRLPTPKGVINSPYPEGPVDQRVPVLIVERPDRSLVAALFGYACHNTTLSFYQFCGDYAGYAQEYLEDAHPGMVALFMMGCGGDQNPYPRRSLDLAKQHGRALSNAVEVALSVKQPREIHGLLGIAMEEVELEFAAPPSREELLKRKETGNKYEQSHAIRLLDQLDERGGIQTSYAFPLQVIQFGNDLTLAAICGETVVDYSLRLQQELKSGNENSQEQEPVVWIAGYSNYVFGYLPSLRVLKEGGYEGNRAMIYTSYPGPFAESVEQRVVSKIKDLTAQARMSTQQK